One window of the Ureibacillus sp. FSL W7-1570 genome contains the following:
- a CDS encoding dipeptide ABC transporter ATP-binding protein: MKNTLLKVEQLKKHFPKHKKAFSKTTEVVKAVDGVSFEVFEGETLGIVGESGCGKSTTGRMIMRLLEPTDGKIYFNGIELTSLSKSEMRKARRDLQMVFQDPYASLNPRHTVEKILEEPLIVHGIGNSKERKEMVKEFLQIVGLNTYHAKRYPHQFSGGQRQRIGIARALMTNPKLIIADEPVSALDVSIQAQVLNLMQRLQEDLKLTYIFIAHDLGVVRHISDRVGVMYLGRLVELADCDSLYEEPLHPYTKVLLSSVPVPDPTYKKEEVLIKGDISESVPKNGCLFHPRCPFATEACKTIVPELKEVKPGHSVACHLFDEAQQ, translated from the coding sequence ACATTTTCCGAAACACAAAAAAGCGTTTTCCAAAACAACAGAAGTGGTAAAGGCCGTTGATGGCGTTTCTTTTGAAGTGTTTGAAGGAGAGACGCTCGGAATCGTTGGGGAATCAGGCTGCGGAAAGTCCACTACCGGAAGAATGATTATGCGCTTGCTTGAACCGACTGATGGAAAAATTTATTTTAACGGGATTGAACTGACATCCTTGTCAAAAAGTGAAATGCGGAAAGCCAGAAGGGATTTGCAAATGGTGTTTCAAGATCCGTACGCTTCATTGAATCCGAGGCATACGGTCGAAAAAATCCTGGAGGAACCATTGATTGTCCATGGAATTGGAAATTCAAAAGAAAGAAAAGAAATGGTGAAAGAGTTTCTCCAAATTGTCGGTTTAAATACTTACCACGCGAAAAGATATCCCCATCAATTCAGCGGAGGTCAAAGACAGCGCATCGGCATCGCAAGGGCGTTGATGACCAATCCCAAATTGATCATAGCGGATGAACCGGTATCGGCATTGGACGTATCGATTCAGGCGCAAGTCCTCAATCTGATGCAGCGGCTGCAGGAAGATTTGAAACTGACATACATCTTCATTGCCCATGATTTGGGGGTTGTACGGCACATCAGCGATCGGGTTGGAGTCATGTATTTGGGAAGATTGGTGGAATTGGCGGATTGCGATTCCCTCTATGAGGAACCGTTGCATCCATATACGAAAGTGCTGCTTTCTTCCGTTCCAGTTCCTGACCCTACATATAAAAAAGAGGAAGTCTTGATCAAAGGGGATATTTCCGAATCTGTACCGAAAAACGGTTGTTTATTCCATCCGCGATGTCCTTTTGCCACGGAAGCATGCAAAACAATCGTTCCGGAATTGAAAGAAGTGAAACCGGGTCATTCTGTTGCGTGCCATCTTTTTGATGAAGCGCAGCAATGA